The Nesterenkonia xinjiangensis genome contains a region encoding:
- the paaZ gene encoding phenylacetic acid degradation bifunctional protein PaaZ — MTATATSAEAGSAVTDLLPSYIRDAWWTPANPEKIAEVRDASTGEPVCRISTDGLDTRAAVAHARSAGQVSLGEMTIHQRALRLKHIAAYLDDHKQELYDLSDRTGSTRRDHLIDVDGGIGTLRVFSSKGRKELPNADVIVDGDVEQLSRDGSFLGEHIYTRLTGVAVQINAFNFPVWGMLEKLGPSFIAGVPTIVKPASQTAYVTQACVRLMLESGLMPEGAIQLISGSARDLLDHLDHRDHVAFTGSAGTAQTLRSHPKVQNEGVRFTAETDSLNAAILGPDAGPETPEFEAFIRSVTLEMAAKAGQKCTAVRRTIVPSEHVDTVIEALRSRIESRVVLGDPRDEATTVGALASKDQQAEVSRAVQTLLSAGGELCLGGPEGDLGAADAQAGAFFPPTVLSFADPRTPEVHSVEAFGPVTSVLGYADVDDAVELAALGGGSLVATVCTHDPHTAAAFARGIGSHHGRVLFLDRDDAKTSTGHGSPLPHLVHGGPGRAGGGEELGGVRAVKHYMQRTAVQGSPDLLTGVTGVWHRGAQANTATPETVASGEAVHPFRKSLAELRIGDQFASGLRKVSLEDILAFAESTGDTFYAHTNEEAAMANPFFPRRVAHGYLLVSWAAGLFVEPEPGPVLANTGLENLSFQTPVTYDDSIRVTLTAKQITPRETDDFGEVRWDTVLHNQHDEVVATYDVLTRVAKEKLPEWV, encoded by the coding sequence ATGACTGCCACTGCCACATCCGCCGAGGCCGGCTCCGCCGTCACCGACCTGCTGCCCAGCTACATCCGTGATGCCTGGTGGACCCCGGCGAACCCGGAGAAGATCGCCGAGGTCCGGGACGCCTCCACCGGCGAGCCCGTCTGTCGGATCTCGACTGACGGCCTGGACACCCGCGCCGCCGTCGCGCACGCACGCAGCGCCGGCCAGGTCAGCCTGGGGGAGATGACCATCCACCAGCGCGCCCTGCGGTTGAAGCACATCGCGGCCTACCTGGATGACCATAAGCAGGAGCTCTACGACCTCTCCGATCGCACCGGATCCACCCGCCGGGACCACCTGATCGACGTCGACGGCGGCATCGGGACCCTGCGCGTGTTCTCCTCCAAGGGGCGCAAGGAGCTGCCCAACGCCGATGTCATCGTCGACGGCGACGTGGAGCAGCTCTCCCGCGATGGTTCCTTCCTCGGTGAGCACATCTACACCCGGCTGACCGGGGTGGCTGTGCAGATCAACGCCTTCAACTTCCCGGTCTGGGGCATGCTGGAGAAGCTCGGTCCCAGCTTCATCGCCGGGGTGCCGACCATCGTCAAGCCTGCCAGCCAGACCGCGTACGTCACCCAGGCCTGCGTGCGCCTGATGCTGGAGTCCGGGCTTATGCCCGAAGGAGCGATCCAGCTGATCTCCGGTTCCGCCCGAGACCTGCTCGACCACCTGGACCATCGTGACCACGTGGCCTTCACCGGCTCGGCCGGCACCGCCCAGACGTTGCGCTCCCACCCGAAGGTGCAGAATGAGGGTGTACGGTTCACCGCCGAGACCGACTCGCTGAACGCGGCCATCCTCGGCCCTGACGCCGGCCCAGAAACCCCCGAGTTCGAGGCGTTCATCAGATCGGTGACTCTGGAGATGGCCGCCAAGGCCGGGCAGAAGTGCACCGCGGTGCGCCGGACGATCGTGCCCAGCGAGCATGTCGACACGGTCATCGAGGCCCTGCGCTCTCGCATCGAGTCTCGGGTGGTCCTCGGTGACCCGCGGGACGAGGCCACCACAGTGGGTGCGCTGGCCTCCAAGGATCAGCAGGCCGAGGTGAGCCGGGCCGTGCAGACCCTGCTCAGCGCCGGAGGGGAGCTGTGCCTGGGCGGGCCTGAGGGTGACCTCGGCGCCGCTGACGCGCAGGCTGGGGCGTTCTTCCCGCCCACGGTCCTGTCCTTCGCGGACCCCCGCACTCCGGAGGTCCACTCCGTGGAGGCCTTCGGCCCGGTCACCTCCGTGCTGGGCTATGCCGACGTCGACGACGCCGTCGAGCTCGCCGCCCTGGGCGGCGGCTCGCTGGTGGCCACGGTCTGCACCCATGACCCGCACACCGCGGCGGCCTTCGCGCGCGGCATCGGCTCCCACCACGGGCGTGTGCTGTTCCTGGACCGCGACGACGCCAAGACCTCCACCGGTCACGGCTCCCCGCTTCCGCACCTCGTCCACGGCGGACCCGGACGTGCCGGCGGCGGCGAGGAGTTGGGCGGCGTGCGCGCGGTGAAGCACTACATGCAGCGCACCGCCGTGCAGGGATCGCCCGATCTGCTCACCGGTGTCACTGGAGTGTGGCACCGTGGGGCGCAGGCGAACACGGCCACCCCGGAGACGGTGGCCTCCGGCGAGGCCGTCCACCCGTTCCGGAAGTCGCTGGCGGAGCTGCGGATCGGGGACCAGTTCGCCTCCGGGCTGCGAAAGGTCAGCCTGGAGGACATCCTGGCCTTCGCAGAGTCCACCGGGGACACCTTCTACGCCCACACGAACGAGGAGGCCGCCATGGCCAACCCGTTCTTCCCGCGCCGGGTGGCCCACGGCTACCTGCTGGTCTCCTGGGCCGCCGGGCTGTTCGTGGAGCCCGAACCGGGGCCCGTGCTGGCCAACACCGGCCTGGAGAACCTGTCCTTCCAGACTCCGGTCACCTATGACGACTCTATCCGCGTGACGCTGACCGCCAAGCAGATCACCCCGCGCGAGACCGACGACTTCGGCGAGGTTCGCTGGGACACCGTGCTGCACAACCAGCACGACGAGGTCGTGGCCACCTATGACGTCCTGACGCGAGTGGCGAAGGAGAAGCTGCCTGAGTGGGTCTGA
- a CDS encoding OmpA family protein gives MSSTRRLQQPLALAALTAFLAAGCVPLGEAVDPPDAEATSGQAQDESPEGGEGVETVDDGSGESEAGGAQGDAEPADHEEDAEDAEDAEDAEKDPSSDADDHPPVVAEASIWDHTAAELVDVQVSVYPLVRDSHDGEDYLAARIDFELADGSGRFDLEAALTSPDTDPTEIRLVDTEALDVQAPLMVSDGELSLLPVQMEYDIVFPGDVATWTGFYEDLGVESSAVLVPYFGLLEDVAVLYPEDLDAQVLESYLLVEDLGFDPVRVLPRTYPADVYRERDGGDVSIRDDDGQATLTMASDVLFDVDEHDLDDDADVALQAAAEELERLDGGELFIVGHTDDVLDEDHNQALSERRAESVHDRLDELTDLSAFEITVEGRNFQEPVADNEIDEGRAQNRRVELLFELPELEDLTDLQQIGEPADPEGPVGTAGEVLEVTAEDGRAAEVAVEEVYRLDNLLVGRLSVEITQNAEGHDTSGQLAWPFSFGDDGLREERESLGEGGQVDAVTLLIGDSRVFPLEMSGRGWITGVDDDGEFLQVDLPWYSPLADRYFGGGHDAVEGTRGVVTVLWPLVSSEEVTIDVPVETEYEDREGFDPWRFEDVPVVDGLQRSEADADKDED, from the coding sequence ATGTCCTCGACGCGCAGGCTCCAGCAACCGCTCGCTCTGGCGGCGTTGACGGCGTTCCTCGCCGCCGGCTGCGTGCCGCTCGGGGAGGCCGTCGATCCCCCGGATGCTGAGGCGACCTCCGGCCAGGCGCAGGACGAGAGCCCGGAGGGCGGCGAGGGGGTCGAGACCGTCGACGACGGGTCCGGGGAGTCCGAGGCCGGAGGCGCCCAGGGCGATGCCGAGCCTGCGGACCACGAGGAGGACGCGGAGGACGCGGAGGACGCGGAGGACGCGGAGAAGGATCCCAGCTCTGATGCGGACGATCACCCGCCCGTGGTCGCCGAGGCGAGCATCTGGGACCACACCGCGGCCGAGCTGGTCGACGTGCAGGTCAGCGTGTACCCCCTGGTCCGGGACTCCCATGACGGCGAGGACTACCTCGCCGCGCGGATCGACTTCGAGCTGGCGGACGGTTCGGGGCGTTTCGACCTCGAGGCGGCGCTGACGTCACCGGACACCGACCCCACCGAGATCCGACTGGTCGACACCGAGGCGCTGGATGTGCAGGCCCCGCTGATGGTCTCCGACGGCGAGCTCTCGCTGCTGCCGGTGCAGATGGAGTACGACATCGTCTTCCCCGGGGACGTGGCCACCTGGACGGGCTTCTATGAGGATCTCGGGGTGGAGTCCAGCGCGGTGCTGGTGCCTTACTTCGGCCTGCTGGAGGACGTGGCGGTCCTCTATCCCGAGGACCTCGACGCGCAGGTCCTGGAGTCGTACCTGCTCGTCGAGGATCTGGGGTTCGATCCGGTCAGGGTGCTGCCCCGCACCTACCCGGCGGACGTCTACCGGGAGCGCGACGGCGGCGACGTCTCCATCCGCGACGATGACGGCCAGGCGACTCTCACCATGGCCTCCGACGTGCTCTTCGACGTGGACGAGCATGACCTCGACGATGACGCCGACGTCGCGCTGCAGGCCGCTGCGGAGGAGCTCGAGCGGCTGGACGGGGGTGAGCTGTTCATCGTCGGGCACACTGATGACGTCCTGGACGAGGACCACAACCAGGCGCTCTCCGAGCGGCGCGCGGAGTCCGTGCATGACCGGCTAGACGAACTCACGGACCTCTCAGCCTTCGAGATCACGGTCGAGGGGCGGAACTTCCAGGAGCCGGTGGCGGACAACGAGATCGATGAGGGGCGGGCGCAGAACCGGCGGGTGGAGCTGCTCTTCGAGCTGCCTGAGCTGGAGGACCTCACCGATCTGCAGCAGATCGGTGAGCCGGCGGATCCGGAAGGGCCGGTGGGGACCGCCGGTGAGGTCTTGGAGGTCACCGCAGAGGACGGCAGGGCCGCGGAGGTCGCCGTCGAGGAGGTGTATCGGCTGGACAACCTGCTGGTCGGCAGGCTCTCCGTGGAGATCACCCAGAATGCGGAGGGCCACGACACCTCCGGGCAGCTGGCCTGGCCGTTCAGCTTCGGAGACGACGGCCTCCGAGAGGAGCGCGAGTCCCTCGGCGAAGGCGGACAGGTGGACGCGGTCACCCTGCTGATCGGTGACAGCCGGGTGTTCCCGCTGGAGATGAGCGGACGTGGGTGGATCACCGGCGTCGATGATGACGGCGAGTTCCTCCAGGTGGACCTGCCCTGGTACAGCCCGCTCGCCGACCGCTATTTCGGTGGGGGCCACGATGCGGTCGAGGGCACGCGCGGGGTGGTCACCGTGCTGTGGCCGCTGGTCTCCTCCGAAGAGGTCACCATCGACGTGCCGGTGGAGACCGAATATGAGGACCGTGAGGGCTTCGACCCGTGGAGGTTCGAGGACGTCCCGGTGGTGGACGGTCTCCAGCGATCGGAAGCCGACGCCGACAAGGACGAGGACTGA
- a CDS encoding enoyl-CoA hydratase-related protein has translation MISIAIDDGLAEIVLDAPKKLNSLDEEALTALDDAYRQAEDAGARAVLLRGEGKGFCAGRDISAVEPATDDALGYLQDRVTPVLRRMADFPAPTFAAVQGACLGVGLGLAIATDVVYVAETAKIGSPFAALGATLDSGGHALFTERLGAHRTLDLVYTGDLMSGAEAVAAGLFSRAVPAEELVDFSRGKARRAASGATLAFRESKTLVSRIRDERIGLWESLHEENRAQGRLCGSADYAEGFAAFQQKRKPTFRGE, from the coding sequence GTGATCAGCATCGCCATCGACGACGGCCTGGCCGAGATCGTCCTGGACGCGCCCAAGAAGCTCAACTCCCTGGACGAGGAGGCGCTGACCGCCCTCGACGACGCCTACCGCCAGGCTGAGGACGCCGGTGCGCGGGCGGTGCTGCTGCGCGGCGAGGGCAAGGGCTTCTGCGCCGGCCGGGACATCTCCGCGGTGGAGCCCGCCACGGACGACGCCCTGGGCTACCTGCAGGACAGGGTCACCCCGGTGCTGCGCCGGATGGCCGACTTCCCGGCACCGACCTTCGCCGCCGTGCAGGGAGCCTGCCTCGGAGTGGGGCTGGGTCTGGCGATCGCCACCGACGTCGTCTACGTGGCCGAGACCGCGAAGATCGGCTCCCCCTTCGCCGCACTGGGCGCCACCCTGGACTCCGGCGGGCACGCCCTGTTCACCGAGCGGCTGGGGGCCCACCGCACGCTGGACCTGGTCTACACCGGAGACCTGATGTCAGGTGCGGAGGCGGTGGCCGCCGGGCTGTTCTCCCGCGCCGTGCCCGCCGAGGAGCTGGTGGACTTCAGCCGCGGCAAGGCGCGGCGGGCGGCGTCGGGGGCCACCCTGGCCTTCCGCGAATCCAAGACTCTGGTGTCCCGGATCCGAGACGAGCGCATCGGCCTGTGGGAGTCTCTGCACGAGGAGAACCGCGCCCAGGGGCGGCTCTGCGGCTCCGCCGACTACGCCGAAGGCTTCGCCGCCTTCCAGCAGAAGCGCAAGCCCACCTTCCGCGGCGAGTGA
- the paaE gene encoding 1,2-phenylacetyl-CoA epoxidase subunit PaaE: protein MQIKTTKRRRAKFSTLTVSEVRRLTPDSVEVSFAVPEELQEDFDYAPGQYVALRAEIDGEKIRRSYSLCQEPTAGEIRIAIKRDLGGAFSSWANENLAPGDTLQVMNPTGTFVSKTAITSMNRPEELAAEAVAERPDVHLVAFAAGSGITPIMAIARSVLAASESSTFDLVYANRSAGDVMFSEELGDLKDRYPARLAIHHVLSREQRINPLLTGRIDVEKLSDLLDKVLRVPETDEWFLCGPFELVQLVRDSLAARGVPEEKVRFELFSSGRPDRPEGHQGRKVEADADGETVEIEFTLDGLTGQVTSPKGSGETVLNAALRSRSDVPFACAGGVCGTCRAKVVRGEFDMEENYALESDEVEAGFVLTCQTRPTAEKLVVDYDA, encoded by the coding sequence ATGCAGATCAAGACGACCAAGCGCCGTCGCGCGAAGTTCTCCACGCTGACCGTCTCTGAGGTGCGGCGACTCACCCCCGACTCGGTGGAGGTCTCCTTCGCCGTGCCTGAGGAGCTGCAGGAGGACTTCGACTACGCGCCCGGCCAGTACGTGGCGCTGCGGGCGGAGATCGACGGCGAGAAGATCCGGCGCTCCTACTCCCTGTGCCAGGAGCCCACTGCCGGGGAGATCCGGATCGCGATCAAGCGGGACCTCGGCGGCGCCTTCTCCAGCTGGGCCAACGAGAACCTGGCGCCCGGGGACACCCTGCAGGTGATGAACCCCACCGGCACCTTCGTCTCCAAGACCGCGATCACCTCGATGAACCGGCCGGAGGAGCTGGCCGCCGAGGCCGTGGCGGAACGCCCGGACGTGCACCTGGTGGCCTTCGCCGCAGGCTCCGGGATCACGCCGATCATGGCGATCGCCCGCTCGGTGCTGGCCGCCTCCGAGAGTTCCACCTTCGACCTGGTCTACGCCAACCGCTCTGCCGGGGACGTGATGTTCTCCGAGGAGCTGGGAGACCTGAAGGACCGCTACCCGGCCCGGCTGGCGATCCACCACGTGCTCAGCCGCGAGCAGCGCATCAATCCGCTGCTGACCGGACGGATCGACGTCGAGAAGCTCAGCGACCTGCTCGACAAGGTGCTGCGGGTGCCGGAGACCGACGAGTGGTTCCTCTGCGGCCCCTTCGAGCTGGTCCAGCTGGTGCGCGACTCGCTGGCCGCCCGCGGCGTGCCCGAGGAGAAGGTCCGCTTCGAGCTGTTCTCCAGCGGCCGGCCGGACCGCCCGGAGGGGCACCAGGGGCGGAAGGTGGAGGCCGACGCCGACGGCGAGACCGTGGAGATCGAGTTCACCCTCGACGGGCTCACCGGGCAGGTCACCTCGCCGAAGGGCTCCGGGGAGACCGTGCTCAACGCCGCCCTGCGCTCGCGCTCCGACGTGCCCTTCGCCTGTGCAGGCGGGGTGTGCGGCACCTGCCGCGCGAAGGTGGTCCGCGGCGAGTTCGACATGGAGGAGAACTACGCCCTGGAGTCCGACGAGGTCGAGGCCGGCTTCGTGCTGACCTGCCAGACCCGACCCACCGCCGAGAAGCTCGTCGTCGACTACGACGCCTGA
- the paaD gene encoding 1,2-phenylacetyl-CoA epoxidase subunit PaaD: MMAGHPDHDAAAPAAPTHHGERSVREIAATVHDPEIPVLSIQDLGILRDARLEEDGTAVVVITPTYSGCPAMDTITSDVREALRAAGHEQVRVDTVLQPAWTTDWMTEEGRAKLREYGIAPPTGRAAVGPIAVGLSVKCPQCDSPNTREMTRFSSTACKALYQCRECLEPFDHFKVH; the protein is encoded by the coding sequence ATGATGGCCGGCCACCCGGACCATGACGCTGCCGCGCCCGCTGCGCCGACACACCACGGCGAGCGCAGCGTCCGCGAGATCGCCGCCACGGTCCACGACCCCGAGATCCCGGTGCTCTCGATCCAGGATCTGGGCATCCTGCGCGACGCCCGCCTGGAGGAGGACGGCACCGCCGTCGTCGTCATCACCCCCACCTACTCCGGCTGCCCGGCCATGGACACCATCACCAGCGATGTCCGCGAGGCGCTGCGCGCCGCCGGGCACGAGCAGGTGCGGGTGGACACCGTGCTGCAGCCGGCGTGGACCACGGACTGGATGACGGAGGAGGGCAGGGCCAAGCTGCGCGAGTACGGCATCGCCCCGCCCACCGGACGCGCCGCCGTCGGCCCGATCGCGGTAGGGCTGAGCGTGAAGTGCCCGCAGTGCGACTCCCCGAACACCCGCGAGATGACCCGCTTCAGCTCCACCGCCTGCAAGGCGCTCTACCAGTGCCGCGAGTGTCTGGAGCCCTTCGACCACTTCAAGGTGCACTGA
- the paaC gene encoding 1,2-phenylacetyl-CoA epoxidase subunit PaaC, which translates to MSFASHDSATRQSQGEAITAEEIAASDAVADEATARYALILGDDALILAQRLSAWISRAPELEEDVALANIALDLLGHARFLLSYAGTAWGKTEDDLAYFRDEEEFRSCRLVEQENGDFGQTIARQLIFSAYQLQLYRRLVHSTDPTLAAIADKALKEVRYHQDHAAQWTLRLGLGTEESAHRMQAGLDSLWSYVEELFIDVDPLTGLGDVAVLPSSLREETLSLLQEIIEQAGLTVPDISGAYGSDRSGRFSEQRGYILTEMQVLARQHPGATW; encoded by the coding sequence GTGAGCTTCGCATCCCACGACTCCGCGACCCGCCAGTCCCAGGGCGAGGCGATCACCGCTGAGGAGATCGCCGCCTCGGACGCCGTGGCCGATGAGGCCACCGCACGCTATGCGCTCATCCTCGGCGACGACGCGCTGATCCTCGCCCAGCGGCTCAGCGCCTGGATCTCCCGCGCCCCGGAGCTGGAGGAGGACGTCGCCCTGGCGAACATCGCCCTCGACCTGCTGGGGCACGCCCGCTTCCTGCTCAGCTACGCGGGCACCGCCTGGGGGAAGACGGAGGATGACCTGGCCTACTTCCGGGACGAGGAGGAGTTCCGCTCCTGCCGCCTCGTGGAGCAGGAGAACGGCGACTTCGGGCAGACCATCGCCCGGCAGCTGATCTTCAGCGCCTACCAGCTTCAGCTCTACCGGCGCCTGGTGCACTCCACCGACCCCACCCTGGCCGCGATCGCGGACAAGGCCCTGAAAGAGGTCCGATACCACCAGGACCATGCCGCCCAGTGGACCCTGAGGCTCGGACTCGGCACCGAGGAGTCCGCCCACCGCATGCAGGCCGGCCTGGACTCCCTGTGGTCCTACGTGGAAGAGCTCTTCATCGACGTGGACCCCCTCACCGGGCTGGGCGACGTCGCCGTGCTGCCCTCGTCCCTGCGCGAGGAGACGCTGAGCCTGCTGCAGGAGATCATCGAGCAGGCCGGACTGACCGTGCCGGACATCTCCGGGGCCTACGGCTCTGACCGCAGCGGCCGCTTCTCCGAGCAGCGCGGCTACATCTTGACCGAGATGCAGGTGCTGGCCCGCCAGCACCCCGGAGCGACGTGGTGA
- the paaB gene encoding 1,2-phenylacetyl-CoA epoxidase subunit PaaB, translated as MTSIDAADSSSWPLWEVFIRSSRGLSHVHAGSLHAPDATMALRNARDLYTRRNEGTSVWVVPAAAIMASDPDSKGGFFESPQGKSYRHATYYTQSEGVKHL; from the coding sequence ATGACCTCCATCGACGCCGCAGACTCCAGCAGCTGGCCGCTCTGGGAGGTGTTCATCCGCTCCTCCCGCGGACTCTCCCACGTCCACGCGGGCTCCCTGCACGCCCCCGACGCCACGATGGCGCTGCGCAATGCCCGCGACCTCTACACCCGGCGCAACGAGGGCACCTCGGTGTGGGTGGTCCCGGCGGCAGCGATCATGGCCTCCGACCCTGACTCCAAGGGCGGATTCTTCGAATCTCCGCAGGGCAAGAGCTACCGCCACGCCACCTACTACACGCAGTCCGAGGGAGTGAAGCACCTGTGA
- the paaA gene encoding 1,2-phenylacetyl-CoA epoxidase subunit PaaA, whose amino-acid sequence MTAHHTSQQSDGAQLRLADDSDAAAAEEAAEVGQARFEELIAADSRVEPRDWMPDPYRKTLVRQVSQHAHSEIIGMQPEGNWITRAPSLKRKAILMAKVQDEAGHGLYLYSAAETLGTSRDEMLDQLYTGRAKYSSIFNYPARTWADVGAIGWLVDGAAITNQVPLCRASYGPYGRAMVRVCKEESFHQRQGWEILYSLSHGTDAQHRMAQEAVDRFYGPALQMFGPPDSDSPNSNQSMAWNIKRFSNDELRQRFVDMIVPQADALGLTLPDPHLTWNEERGHYDFGDLDWDEFFSVLKGNGPLSRQRLEHYRNARDDGAWVREAATAYARRGQQDQSALLGA is encoded by the coding sequence ATGACGGCGCACCACACCTCTCAGCAGTCCGACGGAGCTCAGCTCCGCCTGGCGGACGACTCTGACGCGGCCGCAGCCGAGGAGGCCGCAGAGGTCGGCCAGGCCCGCTTCGAAGAGCTCATCGCCGCCGACTCCCGCGTCGAACCCCGGGACTGGATGCCCGACCCATACCGGAAGACCCTGGTCCGCCAGGTCTCCCAGCACGCACACTCAGAGATCATCGGCATGCAGCCGGAGGGCAACTGGATCACCCGCGCACCCAGCCTGAAGCGCAAGGCGATCCTGATGGCCAAGGTCCAGGACGAGGCCGGCCACGGGCTCTACCTGTACTCCGCCGCCGAGACCCTGGGCACCTCCCGCGACGAGATGCTCGACCAGCTCTACACCGGCCGGGCCAAGTACTCCTCGATCTTCAACTACCCGGCCCGCACCTGGGCCGACGTCGGCGCCATCGGATGGCTCGTCGACGGCGCCGCGATCACCAACCAGGTGCCGCTGTGCCGAGCCTCCTATGGGCCCTATGGCCGAGCCATGGTCCGCGTCTGCAAGGAGGAGTCGTTCCACCAGCGCCAGGGGTGGGAGATCCTCTACTCCCTCTCCCACGGGACCGACGCACAGCACCGCATGGCCCAGGAGGCCGTGGACCGCTTCTACGGCCCGGCGCTGCAGATGTTCGGCCCGCCCGACTCCGACTCTCCCAACTCGAACCAGTCCATGGCCTGGAACATCAAGCGCTTCTCCAATGACGAGCTGCGCCAGCGCTTCGTGGACATGATCGTGCCGCAAGCCGACGCCCTGGGACTCACCCTCCCCGACCCGCACCTGACGTGGAACGAGGAGCGCGGTCACTACGACTTCGGCGATCTCGACTGGGACGAGTTCTTCTCCGTGCTCAAGGGCAACGGCCCGCTGAGCCGTCAGCGGCTCGAGCACTACCGGAACGCACGCGACGACGGCGCCTGGGTGCGCGAGGCGGCCACCGCCTACGCCCGCCGGGGGCAGCAGGACCAGTCCGCCCTCCTCGGCGCCTGA
- a CDS encoding TetR/AcrR family transcriptional regulator: MTMTSPPTSSGASRRGRPGYDREGLLTVCVETFNRHGYDATSMGALSRELGISKSAIYHHVSSKEEILDIALNRSLAELERVVSDAAAPGAPAVQELETIIRESVKVLTGSLPYVTLLLRLRGNSELEVKALQRRREITLRIAELIREAQRDGDLREDVDARTASRLAMGMVNSIVDWYRPQGGQPDDALADTVMRLLLDGLRTQRP; encoded by the coding sequence ATGACCATGACCTCGCCTCCGACCTCCTCCGGAGCCTCGCGCCGCGGGCGGCCCGGCTACGACCGCGAGGGACTCCTCACCGTCTGCGTGGAGACGTTCAACCGCCACGGCTATGACGCCACGTCGATGGGCGCGCTCTCCCGGGAGCTGGGGATCTCCAAGTCAGCGATCTACCACCATGTCTCCTCCAAGGAGGAGATCCTGGACATCGCGCTGAACCGGTCGCTGGCGGAGCTCGAGCGGGTGGTCAGCGACGCTGCGGCACCCGGCGCGCCGGCCGTCCAGGAGCTGGAGACCATCATCCGCGAGTCGGTGAAGGTGCTCACCGGCTCCCTGCCGTACGTGACCCTGCTGCTGCGGCTGCGGGGCAACTCGGAGCTGGAGGTCAAGGCACTGCAGCGGCGGCGTGAGATCACGCTGCGCATCGCAGAGCTCATCCGTGAGGCCCAGCGTGACGGCGATCTGCGTGAGGACGTGGACGCCCGCACCGCCTCCCGCCTGGCGATGGGCATGGTCAACTCCATCGTGGACTGGTACCGCCCGCAGGGAGGCCAGCCTGATGACGCCCTGGCTGACACGGTGATGCGCCTGCTGCTGGACGGCCTGCGCACCCAGCGCCCCTGA